Proteins encoded by one window of Nasonia vitripennis strain AsymCx chromosome 2 unlocalized genomic scaffold, Nvit_psr_1.1 chr2_random0003, whole genome shotgun sequence:
- the LOC116416274 gene encoding piggyBac transposable element-derived protein 3-like has protein sequence MTSIFTQKEPKKKYLIKYHVYFDNFFSNPDLMIHLKKNGLSSTGTVRQNRVKEKVEMPKKAEKGTTISKHEANSGLNFITVMDSKPVSILSTKYGDEPKVVMQRWQESSKNSILFPLSFCMYNQHMGGVDLHDQHCNALMPSIRGKKWTWCLFMRLIQASLANATVIYNKLHPDEKKVSKDIVQEVCEYYIQKLSSVRIPREKRKSENYSEHIMKQGSMKKCGIEKTKKIMAMSHNWVHNSETY, from the exons ATGACCTCGATATTTACACAG AAGGAACCGAAAAAGAAGTATTTGATTAAGTACCACGTGTACTTTGACAACTTTTTCTCTAATCCAGACCTAATGATACATTTGAAGAAGAATGGTTTATCATCAACAGGCACTGTCCGGCAGAATCGCGTGAAAGAGAAGGTCGAAATGCCAAAAAAAGCTGAAAAAGGAACCACTATTTCTAAGCATGAAGCAAATTCAGGGTTGAATTTCATTACGGTAATGGATTCCAAACCCGTATCGATTCTCTCAACTAAATATGGGGATGAACCGAAAGTGGTAATGCAAAGATGGCAGGAATCGTCGAAAAATTCCATTCTTTTCCCTCTTTCTTTTTGCATGTACAATCAACACATGGGTGGTGTCGATCTCCACGATCAACACTGTAATGCTCTGATGCCTTCGATAAGAGGTAAAAAATGGACATGGTGTCTTTTTATGCGACTTATTCAAGCATCTTTAGCAAACGCTACGGTGATTTACAATAAACTCCATCCGGATGAAAAGAAAGTTTCCAAAGATATTGTTCAAGAAGTTTGTGAATATTACATTCAGAAGCTATCATCAGTACGTATTCCCAGGGAAAAGAGGAAGTCTGAAAATTATTCAGAACACATCATGAAACAAGgaagtatgaaaaaatgcgGGATAG AAAAAACAAAGAAGATCATGGCAATGAGCCATAACTGGGTTCATAACTCGGAAACttattga
- the LOC116416273 gene encoding piggyBac transposable element-derived protein 3-like, with the protein MSRRRVRDLPDLVEDSDIDEDQYVDIAFVPADHESSDGDSDVDLEEDITSHDLPTGSYEHVKSTYASTQKLLEPNHIYDWEDDTLDNISPDIEDNSNLSAISPLFFKNSLELFELFFSESMKNHVVDATAENHFNLSKNDLERFIVIIMITIFNSRKRLYDYWSTKQILECPIITELMTRNKFVTIKKNIRFYKHQDKNPTDKVWKVRTMYDMFRENCMQFGFFDYNLSVDELMVKYFGRFGIKQCIRNKPGLE; encoded by the coding sequence ATGTCGAGACGGAGAGTTAGGGATCTACCTGATTTAGTTGAGGATTCTGATATTGACGAAGATCAATATGTCGATATAGCATTTGTTCCTGCTGATCATGAAAGTTCAGATGGAGATTCGGATGTTGATCTAGAAGAAGATATAACATCTCATGATCTTCCTACAGGTTCTTACGAACATGTGAAAAGTACTTACGCAAGTACTCAAAAATTGTTGGAGCCGAATCATATTTACGATTGGGAAGATGATACTCTGGATAATATATCTCCTGATATCGAGGACAACTCCAATCTGTCAGCTATTTCTccattgttttttaaaaattccttAGAATTATTCGAGTTATTCTTCTCGGAATCGATGAAGAATCATGTTGTGGACGCTACTGCTGAGAATCATTTCAATTTGTCTAAAAATGATCTAGAAAGATTTATTGTAATCATAATGATTACTATTTTCAATTCTAGAAAACGTCTTTATGATTATTGGTCGACAAAACAAATCCTAGAGTGTCCAATCATTACCGAACTTATGacgagaaataaatttgttaCCATCAAGAAGAATATTCGATTTTACAAACATCAAGATAAAAATCCAACTGACAAAGTTTGGAAAGTAAGAACGATGTATGACATGTTCCGTGAGAATTGCATGCAATTCGGTTTCTTCGACTACAACCTATCGGTAGATGAGCTAATGGTGAAATATTTCGGTAGATTTGGTATCAAGCAGTGTATCAGGAATAAGCCAGGTTTGGAATAA